One window from the genome of Hyphomonas neptunium ATCC 15444 encodes:
- a CDS encoding DUF1428 domain-containing protein: MVVTYVSGFLLAVPTANKDAYRKQAEEAWPMFKGYGAVAMVEGWGDDVPQGKVNCINSAVKRKPDETAMFSWVVWPDKKTSDEAEQKMMADMEGKEFPEMPFDGKRMIVGGFETIVGDATVKTGYIDGTVIPVPADKRGAYTAASHKMAELFQEFGAISVVDAWGDNLPEGKVNDFHTATLRKPEEAVVFSWINWKDKATRDAGWEKIMEDPRMQEFGPHTVGADMGRMIFGSFVPLVDV; encoded by the coding sequence ATGGTAGTGACATATGTAAGTGGATTTCTTCTGGCCGTGCCGACGGCCAACAAGGACGCCTATCGCAAGCAGGCCGAAGAGGCCTGGCCGATGTTCAAGGGCTATGGCGCGGTGGCTATGGTGGAAGGCTGGGGGGATGACGTGCCCCAGGGCAAGGTCAACTGCATCAACTCGGCCGTGAAGCGGAAGCCGGACGAGACCGCCATGTTCTCATGGGTGGTCTGGCCGGACAAGAAGACCAGCGATGAAGCCGAGCAGAAGATGATGGCCGACATGGAGGGCAAGGAATTTCCAGAAATGCCGTTTGATGGCAAGCGGATGATTGTCGGCGGCTTTGAAACCATCGTGGGCGATGCAACGGTCAAGACCGGCTATATCGACGGGACGGTTATCCCGGTGCCGGCGGACAAGCGGGGCGCCTATACCGCCGCCTCACACAAGATGGCGGAGCTGTTCCAGGAGTTTGGCGCCATTTCGGTCGTCGATGCCTGGGGGGATAACCTGCCTGAGGGCAAGGTCAATGATTTCCACACTGCCACCCTGCGCAAGCCCGAAGAAGCGGTGGTGTTCTCCTGGATCAACTGGAAGGACAAGGCCACGCGCGATGCGGGCTGGGAAAAGATCATGGAAGACCCGCGCATGCAGGAGTTTGGTCCGCATACGGTCGGGGCCGACATGGGCCGCATGATCTTCGGCAGCTTTGTTCCCCTTGTGGATGTCTGA
- a CDS encoding outer membrane protein — protein sequence MKKFLLTSAVLLSAGAPAFADDLSTAAAPGAYSWTGFYAGVHAGPTWQDRSAERGLVTGSVAPDFDYDANLNEGGPSGGVAEGSPLAAIFPSEFGSSEKVGMSGGVQAGYNQQYGRFALGFEADFTGLGSNGGDDGAVQGLTASNPAFGDAVFGTDLRVRSSMDYLATTRLRAGVVTDRFLVYGTGGAAVGNPEHQVDFSAGLTATGGTLVGPLDRSNSFSGRKDDWKGGWTAGAGGEFAFTDNMTLKAEYLYYDLGETHVGATSTSAPGFAAVYGFENRGQSARIALNRKF from the coding sequence ATGAAGAAGTTTCTCCTTACTTCGGCCGTGCTTCTCAGCGCGGGCGCTCCGGCATTCGCCGACGATCTTTCGACAGCCGCTGCGCCGGGCGCCTATAGCTGGACAGGCTTCTATGCCGGCGTGCATGCTGGCCCGACATGGCAGGATCGCAGCGCGGAGCGCGGCCTTGTTACGGGCAGCGTTGCGCCTGATTTCGACTATGACGCCAATCTCAACGAAGGCGGCCCCAGCGGCGGCGTTGCCGAGGGCAGCCCGCTTGCGGCGATCTTCCCGTCCGAGTTCGGCTCGTCCGAAAAAGTCGGCATGTCGGGCGGCGTTCAGGCCGGTTACAACCAGCAGTATGGCCGGTTTGCCCTCGGCTTTGAGGCAGACTTTACCGGCCTCGGCAGCAATGGCGGCGATGATGGCGCCGTGCAGGGCCTTACCGCCTCCAACCCCGCATTCGGTGACGCCGTGTTCGGGACCGATCTGCGCGTTCGCTCCAGCATGGACTATCTGGCCACAACCCGTCTGCGGGCGGGCGTCGTGACCGACCGTTTCCTGGTCTACGGCACCGGCGGCGCAGCCGTCGGCAACCCTGAGCATCAGGTGGACTTTTCTGCCGGCCTCACGGCGACGGGCGGCACACTGGTTGGCCCGCTTGATCGTTCAAACAGCTTCTCCGGCCGCAAGGACGACTGGAAGGGTGGCTGGACAGCCGGCGCAGGCGGCGAATTCGCCTTCACCGACAACATGACGCTGAAAGCCGAGTATCTCTATTATGATCTGGGCGAAACACATGTCGGCGCCACCTCGACCAGCGCGCCAGGCTTTGCGGCTGTGTACGGCTTTGAAAACAGAGGCCAGTCGGCCCGGATCGCCCTGAACCGCAAGTTCTGA